A DNA window from Ipomoea triloba cultivar NCNSP0323 chromosome 10, ASM357664v1 contains the following coding sequences:
- the LOC116033209 gene encoding putative late blight resistance protein homolog R1A-10 yields MTRYASRDNDSFYQMHPLDQSQSWDLFCHKTGTSHCANLETIARPIVEKCGGLPLAVVMVASVVSNFNVDPGEWENIAMTNIAEACSRIFSLDYNHLPYHLKACFLYLGVFSEGKIIYVKDLARLWASEGLIKECENQSLDEVAERCVQKLLGRNLIFESKRSYCGRKIKAFKMHGLQHAFCVRQAEKEKLLHVVAGNGFNFCLKGFRWLTIQSTDFDDNTSTLLHSASSITCRSIFCFSEAKSLHLKSFSVLRVFYFTDASMCKKIVDLVHLRYLPQVVRDFRIIKLSKAWNLQTLGVYADDGRNNLKKFRQQQTDSQSLSKLALKPCDCTIEFFLRSPYLEEVQITGERRSCNDCIDTLAFSRQLRVLHINANVWDYRTPQRISINNQIAGLKSLVELSFRSMNFEWKGINVLCQLPRLKVLRLLSSGIGKEWELSKENRLLLRDCFQLREIPDSFADIWTLKSIELTRCLPSAVNSAKQIREHLQDFGNDCVVIENIMKQYMQELTSDEDEAEES; encoded by the exons ATGACTCGTTATGCTAGTCGCGACAATGACTCCTTTTATCAAATGCACCCGTTAGATCAAAGCCAGAGTTGGGATCTATTTTGTCACAAGACGGGCACATCACATTGTGCTAACCTTGAGACTATTGCGAGACCAATTGTGGAGAAGTGCGGAGGACTACCTCTGGCAGTTGTTATGGTAGCAAGTGTCGTTTCCAATTTCAACGTCGACCCAGGTGAGTGGGAGAATATTGCTATGACTAATATTGCTGAAGCTTGCTCAAGAATATTTTCATTGGATTACAATCACTTGCCATATCACTTGAAAgcttgttttttatatttgggAGTATTTTCAGAAGGGAAAATAATCTATGTTAAGGATCTTGCAAGGTTATGGGCCAGTGAAGGACTGATAAAGGAGTGTGAGAACCAAAGCCTTGATGAAGTGGCTGAAAGATGCGTACAGAAACTTTTGGGTAGAAACCTGATTTTTGAAAGCAAGCGAAGTTATTGTGGAAGAAAAATTAAGGCCTTTAAGATGCATGGTTTACAGCATGCATTTTGTGTAAGACAAGCTGAAAAAGAGAAGCTTCTACATGTGGTAGCTGGAAATGGTTTCAATTTCTGTCTAAAAGGTTTCCGTTGGCTAACCATCCAATCAACAGATTTTGATGACAACACCAGTACATTATTACATTCTGCTTCTTCTATTACATGTCGGTCCATTTTCTGTTTTTCGGAGGCGAAATCTTTACATTTGAAAAGTTTCAGTGTATTGAGAGTTTTCTACTTTACTGATGCTAGCATGTGCAAGAAGATTGTGGATCTAGTCCATTTGAGATACTTACCTCAGGTAGTTAGAGATTTTAGAATCATAAAACTATCCAAGGCTTGGAATCTTCAAACACTTGGTGTTTATGCGGATGATGGAAGGAACAACTTGAAGAAATTTCGACAGCAACAGACTGATTCTCAAAGTCTTTCCAAACTGGCGTTGAAGCCTTGTGATTGCACAATAGAATTCTTTCTAAGAAGTCCGTACCTTGAGGAGGTGCAAATTACAGGTGAAAGAAGATCTTGCAATGATTGCATTGACACCCTTGCCTTTTCACGGCAGCTTAGGGTACTGCATATTAATGCCAATGTATGGGATTATAGGACTCCACAAAGGATTTCAATTAATAACCAGATTGCTGGCTTGAAAAGCCTTGTGGAGTTGTCATTTCGGTCTATGAATTTTGAGTGGAAGGGAATTAATGTTCTTTGCCAGTTGCCTAGACTAAAGGTGCTCAGGTTATTATCTTCCGGCATAGGCAAGGAGTGGGAATTATCAAAGGAGAAT AGGCTACTCCTTCGCGATTGCTTTCAGTTGAGAGAGATCCCAGACAGCTTTGCAGACATTTGGACATTGAAGTCAATCGAATTAACACGATGCCTTCCTTCAGCGGTGAATTCAGCCAAGCAAATCCGAGAACACTTGCAAGACTTTGGAAACGATTGCGTTGTCATTGAGAATATAATGAAACAATACATGCAGGAG CTTACTTCTGATGAAGATGAAGCAGAGGAGAGCTAG
- the LOC116033210 gene encoding disease resistance protein RPP13-like — MAACVAVLSLMRTLELEFLQPLPRPILQEMELLTPSNKDLIQSLHQRLRFLMELFDKNRIDGVEAIKELETKLRDVAFRVEDEIEFQIAHLHETEEEFGIGTPQGDADAPSPSFKLGLILQQGMEDIDAVKKELVKIKNEYMLQGTVDVLPISAAHSTQPVSEMVGRDKEFKIIKAMLTNHSSRRTIVSIRGMGGIGKTMLTRRLYEDRLISNYFDVRAWVVASQHHNERQMLLDLLNSLGYTNNSGSDKDLSAQLHKALSRQRYDEGLTTHARSYR; from the coding sequence ATGGCTGCTTGTGTGGCTGTACTTTCTCTTATGAGGACACTAGAGCTTGAGTTCTTGCAACCTCTGCCTCGTCCAATCCTACAAGAAATGGAACTCCTCACCCCTTCCAACAAAGACTTGATCCAATCTCTCCATCAAAGGCTTAGATTTCTGATGGAACTCTTTGATAAGAACAGAATAGATGGTGTTGAAGCAATAAAAGAGTTGGAAACAAAGCTGAGAGATGTAGCTTTCAGAGTGGAAGATGAAATTGAATTCCAAATTGCACATCTTCATGAAACAGAAGAGGAATTTGGAATTGGAACACCACAAGGGGATGCTGATGCCCCTAGTCCTTCTTTCAAACTTGGTCTTATTCTGCAACAAGGAATGGAAGACATTGATGCCGTCAAGAAAGAGTTGGTGAAAATCAAGAACGAGTACATGCTGCAAGGAACCGTTGATGTTCTACCAATATCTGCAGCTCATTCTACCCAACCTGTTTCAGAAATGGTCGGTAGAGACAAGGAGTTTAAGATTATAAAGGCGATGCTAACGAACCATTCATCAAGACGCACAATTGTTTCGATTAGAGGTATGGGAGGTATTGGTAAGACAATGTTAACAAGAAGACTTTATGAAGATCGGTTAATTTCCAATTATTTTGATGTGCGAGCCTGGGTTGTTGCATCACAGCATCATAACGAGAGACAAATGCTTCTTGATCTTCTTAACTCATTGGGCTATACAAATAATAGCGGCAGTGATAAGGATCTTTCAGCACAACTCCACAAGGCTTTATCGCGTCAAAGGTACGATGAAGGGCTTACTACTCACGCTAGAAGCTATAGGTAG